One region of Vibrio zhugei genomic DNA includes:
- a CDS encoding DUF808 domain-containing protein, which translates to MAGASLLTLLDDISTVLDDVAVMSKVAAKKTTGLLGDDLALNAEQVAGVGAKRELPVVWGVAKGSLRNKCILVPLAMVISAFVPWLLMPLLMLGGLYLSFEGAEKIVERFGPGHKQRSAQKKEAAHTAPVDLERYEKQKVKGAIRTDFILSAEIIVIALGTVQGQGTLFDRIVVVSFVAVLMTVGVYGLVAVIVKLDDLGFYLNRRSDNRGILSTLGNGLIRFAPKLMKGLTVVGTLAMFFVGGGIIVHNIPLVHHSLETLLGAQQNTAFGTMLAMPLLNGLVGLIIGLLLVAILAGYHTLLGQKAH; encoded by the coding sequence ATGGCGGGTGCAAGCTTACTGACATTATTAGATGATATTTCGACGGTGCTCGATGATGTGGCCGTTATGTCAAAAGTCGCGGCAAAGAAAACCACAGGGCTTTTAGGGGATGATTTGGCCTTAAATGCCGAGCAAGTTGCGGGCGTTGGGGCAAAGCGTGAATTGCCGGTGGTGTGGGGCGTGGCAAAAGGATCGTTGCGAAACAAATGTATATTAGTGCCGTTGGCCATGGTGATCAGCGCCTTTGTGCCGTGGTTATTAATGCCATTATTGATGCTAGGCGGCCTGTATTTAAGTTTTGAAGGGGCAGAAAAAATCGTTGAGCGATTTGGACCCGGACACAAACAGCGTTCTGCTCAAAAGAAAGAGGCCGCGCATACTGCGCCAGTCGATTTGGAGCGCTATGAGAAACAAAAAGTCAAAGGCGCGATTCGTACCGATTTTATTTTGTCTGCCGAAATCATCGTCATCGCGCTTGGCACGGTACAAGGGCAAGGCACATTGTTCGACCGCATTGTGGTGGTGAGTTTTGTGGCCGTTTTAATGACCGTCGGCGTGTATGGTTTAGTGGCGGTGATTGTCAAACTCGATGATCTCGGCTTTTATTTGAATCGTCGTTCGGATAATCGCGGTATTTTATCGACGCTTGGTAATGGGTTGATCCGCTTTGCGCCAAAACTGATGAAAGGTTTAACCGTTGTCGGCACCTTAGCGATGTTTTTCGTTGGTGGCGGCATTATTGTGCATAATATTCCGCTTGTTCATCATAGCCTTGAGACGTTGCTGGGGGCGCAACAAAATACGGCCTTCGGTACCATGTTGGCCATGCCACTGCTCAATGGATTGGTTGGACTGATTATTGGTTTACTGCTGGTGGCAATCTTAGCGGGATACCACACATTGCTTGGACAAAAGGCGCATTGA
- a CDS encoding AraC family ligand binding domain-containing protein, with product MNYAIQCDTRHFPTLHITARKRANKHSFIHVQQGLLLCRLGKYDYAIEAGQSFWIPLDCLCALTCFPNTRYTCVDFSVRLRDAFPHQAGYITPTNLTSSALERLQQIDRDDPLFVPLTQIMRAEVTRCVPHLSQSQLTNSVSTWTPEHSAGLAQEQHMVLLVREAIKRKQSGQATETLLSELFAGDRAFAEQWMQVIAGRSLDKK from the coding sequence ATGAACTACGCGATCCAGTGTGACACTCGTCATTTTCCTACATTACATATCACTGCACGTAAGCGAGCGAACAAGCACAGCTTCATACACGTTCAGCAAGGATTATTACTTTGCCGTTTGGGCAAATATGATTACGCCATTGAAGCAGGGCAAAGCTTTTGGATTCCACTGGATTGCCTATGCGCACTCACCTGTTTTCCGAACACACGCTATACATGTGTCGACTTTTCTGTCCGGCTACGCGACGCATTCCCTCACCAAGCGGGTTATATCACCCCGACGAACTTGACCTCGTCAGCACTCGAAAGACTACAGCAAATCGATCGTGATGACCCATTATTTGTGCCATTGACCCAAATAATGCGAGCCGAAGTCACGCGTTGTGTACCGCATTTGTCACAGAGTCAACTCACCAACTCCGTGTCCACTTGGACGCCAGAGCATTCTGCTGGCCTAGCCCAAGAGCAGCATATGGTATTACTTGTCAGAGAAGCGATCAAACGAAAACAGTCAGGCCAAGCCACAGAAACCCTTTTAAGCGAACTTTTTGCTGGTGATCGTGCGTTTGCTGAGCAATGGATGCAGGTCATTGCCGGTCGTTCGCTCGATAAAAAGTAG
- a CDS encoding molybdopterin-dependent oxidoreductase has product MSKNDNQQGQAITYTAAHWGLYEISQSMTENMTIGPYRHDPNPSDIGRYLNHPQVEALRVQKPAIRKGWLDQQQGKPSAPRGGDEYIEVSWDTALDYAADALRKVKQQHGNQAIFGGSYGWSSAGRFHHSQSQVHRFLNSFGGYVRSKNSYSLGAASALLHWLVMPMKDLMESHTDWKTMEKHCELFLSFGGSKYQNAQVSTGGTAEHRTRGGLNAMHNAGVRFINVSPVSDDIETGGNVEWLPIKPNTDTALMLALAYTLWKHDLHDRDFIERYCVGYSEFERYVTGETDHQPKDAHWAAAITGLPAERIEQLAFELSSHRSMINMAWSLQRADHGEQPCFALITLAAMLGQIGLPGGGFAFCYGAENLLGSPHKHVFGPTLSQGKNAVEHFIPVARIADMLLHPGEHFTYEGKTYQYQDIRLIYWAGGNPFHHHQDLKRLSQAWQRPETIITNEQYWTPAAKMADIVFPATTTIERNDIFYAKREPIIAAMKQAKLPEGQAWDDYAIFAALSERLGIAEQFTEGKTADEWLEHLYSHWRQALKEQEDFELPDFATFWQNNTADMPHSDDPVIMLEAFRRDPDANPLKTPSGKIEIFSQSIADFGLQDCPGYACWIEPHEWLGSPKAEQFPLHLISDQPKNKLHSQLDHSPHSRKDRINGREPIYLNPQDAERRGIMHGDLVQVFNERGRCLASAVPSETVRQGVVRLSTGAWYDPQHWHNDQGEWLEKHGNPNALTADVPTSSFAQGCTAQTCLVEVQAWKGESLAVTAFDLPSLATETDHHQS; this is encoded by the coding sequence ATGTCCAAGAATGATAATCAGCAAGGCCAAGCTATCACTTATACTGCCGCCCATTGGGGATTGTACGAAATCTCACAGAGCATGACGGAAAACATGACGATCGGCCCTTACCGTCATGATCCTAACCCTTCTGATATTGGTCGTTATTTGAATCACCCTCAAGTCGAGGCGTTACGCGTGCAAAAACCGGCCATACGTAAAGGCTGGTTAGACCAACAGCAAGGGAAACCGAGTGCACCCCGTGGCGGCGATGAGTACATCGAAGTGTCGTGGGATACCGCCTTAGACTACGCCGCTGATGCATTACGCAAAGTCAAACAGCAGCATGGCAACCAAGCGATTTTTGGTGGGTCGTATGGTTGGTCAAGTGCGGGACGTTTTCATCATTCACAAAGCCAAGTGCATCGTTTTTTAAATAGCTTTGGTGGCTATGTGCGCAGTAAAAACTCCTACAGCCTCGGCGCTGCGAGCGCATTATTGCATTGGCTGGTGATGCCAATGAAAGATCTCATGGAGTCCCATACCGATTGGAAGACCATGGAAAAGCATTGTGAGCTGTTTTTGTCATTTGGTGGTTCAAAATATCAAAATGCGCAGGTATCGACGGGCGGCACCGCTGAACACCGCACCCGCGGTGGCTTAAATGCCATGCATAACGCTGGCGTGCGTTTCATCAACGTCAGCCCTGTATCTGATGATATTGAAACCGGTGGCAATGTTGAATGGCTGCCCATCAAACCCAACACCGATACCGCGCTGATGCTTGCGCTGGCCTACACCTTATGGAAGCACGATTTACATGATCGCGATTTTATCGAGCGTTATTGTGTGGGCTACTCAGAGTTTGAACGTTATGTGACAGGCGAGACGGATCATCAACCCAAGGATGCGCACTGGGCTGCGGCTATCACGGGCCTTCCTGCTGAGCGCATTGAACAATTGGCCTTCGAATTGTCATCTCATCGCTCGATGATCAATATGGCATGGTCACTGCAACGCGCCGATCATGGTGAACAACCGTGTTTTGCACTGATTACCTTGGCAGCGATGCTCGGGCAAATTGGCTTACCCGGTGGCGGGTTTGCGTTTTGTTACGGCGCGGAAAATTTGCTGGGCAGTCCGCATAAGCATGTGTTTGGCCCCACCTTATCGCAAGGTAAGAATGCGGTTGAGCATTTTATTCCGGTCGCACGCATTGCCGATATGTTACTTCATCCGGGAGAGCACTTTACCTATGAAGGGAAGACCTACCAATATCAAGATATCCGCTTAATCTATTGGGCGGGTGGCAACCCCTTCCATCACCATCAAGACCTCAAGCGCTTATCGCAAGCGTGGCAGCGCCCTGAAACCATCATCACCAATGAACAATATTGGACGCCAGCCGCCAAGATGGCGGATATCGTCTTCCCGGCCACCACCACGATAGAGCGTAATGATATTTTCTACGCCAAGCGTGAGCCCATTATTGCCGCGATGAAACAGGCGAAATTACCCGAGGGACAAGCATGGGATGATTACGCCATTTTTGCCGCGTTATCCGAGCGTCTGGGCATTGCCGAGCAGTTTACGGAAGGGAAAACGGCGGATGAGTGGCTAGAGCATTTGTACAGCCATTGGCGTCAAGCGCTGAAAGAACAAGAAGACTTTGAATTGCCTGACTTTGCGACCTTCTGGCAAAACAATACCGCGGACATGCCGCACTCTGACGACCCGGTCATTATGCTCGAGGCGTTCCGACGCGATCCTGACGCTAATCCATTGAAAACGCCATCGGGCAAAATCGAGATTTTCTCTCAATCGATTGCCGATTTTGGTTTGCAAGATTGCCCGGGCTACGCGTGCTGGATTGAACCCCATGAATGGTTAGGCAGCCCGAAAGCCGAGCAATTTCCATTGCATTTAATCTCCGATCAGCCAAAGAACAAATTGCACAGTCAGCTCGACCATAGTCCACACAGTCGTAAAGACCGCATCAATGGTCGCGAACCCATTTATCTCAATCCACAAGATGCCGAGCGTCGTGGGATTATGCATGGCGATCTCGTGCAAGTTTTCAATGAGCGTGGTCGCTGCCTTGCCAGCGCCGTGCCAAGTGAGACGGTCCGTCAAGGCGTGGTCAGACTGTCAACAGGCGCCTGGTACGATCCCCAGCATTGGCACAATGACCAAGGTGAATGGCTTGAGAAACATGGCAATCCCAATGCGTTAACCGCCGATGTGCCTACCTCGAGTTTTGCTCAAGGCTGTACCGCTCAAACCTGTCTGGTTGAAGTCCAAGCATGGAAAGGAGAATCGCTCGCCGTCACCGCTTTTGATTTACCTTCACTCGCCACCGAGACTGACCATCACCAATCATAA
- a CDS encoding methyl-accepting chemotaxis protein: MFRFYRTQSVGFQLRLIMLLCLVCAFSAIATWVYRDADELLLSSALNEQQSRIEALAESLAGQFDAYLATSKKLESTFQNGYLHGLTPGSNTVTFNGEQVQDLIIDGKSVVGDYTLVDRFTRDTGAIATIFAPEGSDWLRVSTSLKNRANQRAVGTRLGTDHPAYSQLMAGQDYYAAVELFGKRYITYYSPMRNAQGKITAIIFIGLPIDTVAKNIFSSLSNIKWGKTGYTIVVDTAPNNLGHYLAAPDRVQSDTPIQDYIDSDNQKPFAHIFSQNNGTVVFPYSHGELSGEKYLVYVHVDGWDWKLLGGTFISEITEESNTLLTHILIVSTVVGLLSLAVISWFFTKLTRPLTQVSGYMEQLKSGNISLDLHATDEGAKNEVTRLRNSVVAMATRLRELVDDIKHTSNEVSHNADNVESDASENLKHSHAQQAQIEQMVAAIEEMATSAQEVATQVESIAENVRQADSNAQSGSRVVDSVRTEITALNAQLSDSSQAIEQVSIDSQNIQTVTSMIDGIAEQTNLLALNAAIEAARAGEQGRGFAVVADEVRTLASRTQESVKNVVSIIEKLNNSTQSAVNLMHSSQESATRVLASAEQAGDALSLITTQVNDITLQADTIAATAEEQANVSQEIAANATEISELNKTTHAISEQTTASAQVLATQASHLNEKMEFFH; this comes from the coding sequence ATTTAGCCACGAGTAAAAAGTTAGAATCTACATTCCAAAATGGCTATTTACATGGCTTAACTCCCGGTTCAAATACGGTGACGTTTAACGGAGAGCAAGTGCAAGACCTGATTATCGATGGTAAAAGCGTGGTCGGTGATTACACATTGGTGGATCGTTTTACACGCGATACGGGTGCCATTGCGACGATTTTTGCACCGGAAGGAAGCGATTGGCTACGCGTGTCTACCTCATTGAAAAATCGCGCCAACCAACGTGCGGTAGGGACTCGATTAGGTACCGACCACCCAGCCTATAGCCAACTCATGGCAGGCCAAGACTACTACGCGGCGGTGGAACTATTTGGTAAACGTTATATCACTTACTACTCTCCGATGCGTAATGCACAAGGCAAAATCACCGCCATCATTTTCATCGGTTTACCTATCGATACCGTCGCTAAAAACATTTTCTCGTCATTGAGCAATATCAAATGGGGAAAAACCGGCTATACCATCGTGGTGGACACCGCGCCAAATAACCTTGGCCATTATTTAGCCGCCCCTGACCGAGTTCAATCCGATACGCCGATTCAAGATTATATCGATTCAGACAATCAAAAACCCTTTGCCCACATCTTTTCACAAAATAACGGTACGGTGGTCTTTCCCTATAGCCATGGTGAACTCTCTGGGGAAAAATATCTGGTCTATGTGCATGTTGATGGTTGGGATTGGAAACTGCTCGGCGGCACATTTATTTCTGAAATAACGGAAGAAAGTAATACCTTACTTACCCACATTTTGATTGTCTCTACGGTTGTTGGATTACTTAGCCTTGCTGTGATTTCTTGGTTCTTTACCAAGTTAACGCGCCCGCTGACGCAAGTCTCGGGGTATATGGAACAACTGAAATCAGGCAACATTAGTTTGGATCTGCACGCGACAGATGAAGGTGCGAAAAACGAAGTGACTCGCTTGCGCAATAGCGTAGTGGCCATGGCGACGCGTTTGCGTGAGCTGGTGGATGACATCAAACACACCAGTAACGAAGTCAGTCATAATGCCGATAATGTTGAATCTGACGCGTCAGAGAACCTCAAACACAGTCATGCCCAGCAAGCACAAATTGAGCAAATGGTCGCGGCGATAGAAGAGATGGCCACGTCAGCACAAGAAGTCGCGACGCAAGTGGAAAGCATTGCCGAAAATGTCCGCCAAGCCGATAGTAACGCGCAATCGGGCTCTCGCGTTGTCGATTCCGTCAGAACCGAAATCACCGCACTCAATGCTCAGTTAAGTGACTCCTCCCAAGCGATTGAGCAAGTGAGCATCGACAGTCAGAACATTCAAACCGTCACCTCCATGATTGATGGCATTGCAGAGCAAACGAACCTACTGGCGCTCAATGCCGCCATTGAGGCCGCGCGCGCCGGAGAACAAGGTCGAGGCTTTGCCGTTGTCGCAGATGAAGTGCGAACGCTGGCAAGCCGAACCCAAGAATCCGTTAAAAATGTGGTGAGTATCATTGAGAAATTGAATAACTCGACCCAGAGCGCCGTCAACTTAATGCATTCAAGTCAAGAGAGTGCCACGCGCGTTCTCGCCTCAGCGGAGCAAGCGGGCGACGCGTTATCCTTGATCACCACGCAAGTCAATGACATCACGCTACAAGCGGACACCATTGCGGCGACCGCCGAAGAGCAAGCCAATGTGTCACAAGAAATTGCGGCGAATGCGACCGAGATCAGTGAGTTGAATAAAACCACCCATGCGATCAGTGAGCAAACGACCGCCAGCGCGCAGGTGTTAGCGACGCAAGCTTCTCACTTGAACGAGAAGATGGAATTCTTCCATTAA
- a CDS encoding 1-acyl-sn-glycerol-3-phosphate acyltransferase, which translates to MTTKTDPYSDIRPYNDEEIPAALSRLINDEEFISAILQHRFERQPGWVKSLMSPLVKMYLKFKWAKLTSVEAIQLEVKKYMDLTLSHTTEGVTYSGLDKLDKETSYLFISNHRDIAMDPALVNYGLYTHGHRTVRIAIGDNLLRKPCATELMRLNKSFIVKRSMKGPREMMKALSTLSSYIKHSLDTSNSVWIAQKEGRAKDGNDYTDPAILKMFHVEGRKQKIDFGDYVRLLKIVPVSISYEYDPCDVSKARELYEKAETGAYEKGEFEDIESIIQGIIGEKGRVHVTFGDVIEQHCDTPDILAQEIDRQIHEHYKLFPINYLANDPARDDVSDEVKAILDNKLAQLPKAAHPYLLDSYANPVRNRPGHS; encoded by the coding sequence ATGACAACGAAAACTGATCCATATTCTGATATTCGTCCTTATAATGATGAGGAAATTCCTGCTGCTTTGAGCAGATTGATCAACGATGAAGAGTTTATCTCGGCAATTTTGCAGCATCGTTTTGAACGCCAACCGGGTTGGGTTAAATCTTTGATGAGCCCGTTGGTAAAAATGTACTTAAAGTTCAAATGGGCTAAGTTAACGTCAGTTGAAGCGATTCAACTGGAAGTGAAAAAGTATATGGACTTAACGTTAAGTCACACCACAGAAGGCGTGACTTACAGCGGCTTAGATAAGCTTGATAAAGAGACGTCTTATCTGTTTATTTCTAACCACCGTGATATTGCCATGGATCCAGCGCTAGTCAACTATGGCTTGTATACCCACGGCCACCGGACTGTGCGCATCGCTATTGGTGATAACCTATTGCGTAAGCCTTGTGCGACCGAGCTCATGAGGTTAAATAAAAGCTTCATTGTTAAACGCTCAATGAAAGGTCCGCGTGAAATGATGAAAGCGTTGTCCACGCTGTCGTCGTATATTAAACATTCATTGGATACCAGTAATTCCGTGTGGATCGCCCAAAAGGAAGGCCGAGCCAAAGATGGCAACGATTATACCGATCCTGCCATTTTGAAAATGTTCCATGTGGAAGGCCGTAAGCAGAAAATTGATTTTGGTGATTACGTCCGCTTACTGAAAATTGTCCCTGTGTCGATCTCTTACGAGTACGACCCGTGTGATGTGTCTAAAGCGCGTGAACTGTATGAAAAAGCAGAAACTGGCGCTTATGAAAAAGGCGAATTTGAAGACATTGAAAGCATCATTCAAGGGATCATTGGTGAAAAAGGGCGCGTGCATGTGACGTTTGGGGATGTGATTGAGCAGCATTGCGACACCCCTGACATTTTGGCTCAGGAAATTGACCGCCAAATTCATGAGCACTACAAATTATTCCCGATTAATTATTTGGCGAATGATCCTGCGCGTGATGATGTCTCTGATGAGGTCAAAGCGATTCTGGATAATAAATTAGCGCAATTGCCTAAAGCGGCTCATCCGTATTTATTGGATAGCTACGCCAACCCTGTGCGTAATCGGCCAGGCCATTCATAA
- a CDS encoding hybrid-cluster NAD(P)-dependent oxidoreductase → MPACQLSHINVFPVKSVGGVSLSQAWVEKQGMSFDRRFMVAYPDGGMVTARRHPQMVTVRSALLPHGLIFSAPELSASPLTLRYDELGYDAVTTNVWKDTFTAYSTNDAANQWFSQVVGQPVQLLYTGEQSQRFREKVGHNVSFADGYPLLMISQGSLDELNRRSLETHSMSQFRPNLVVASSTPFIEDSWKRIRIGEVEFLSVKPCERCVMTTVDTTSGQFRDSQEPLKTLLRFRQNQNGGADFGQNLVALNEGMISIEDDIEVLEYHEPVQYHDDRHKMECVAREVIARDFVTFWLRTKSGERIHYRPGQSLPIELHIDGKLVTRHYSLSSSPTRPDSLAISVKRVAGGRVSNWLMEHLQVGDSLVVREPEGRFYLGDEAASSAPLLLLSAGSGITPMLSMLRYLADRHQLNDVVFFHQCRSKADIPCMQELEQLNHQHPGLAVRLCLTQPDGDWHGLKGRLSLSHIKPIDKLEQRQVYVCGPEGFMNKAKQLLTKKGLPESAYHQESFGVVTKVAEPFKALQLTINQQAVSGNNQQTLLDQAEAAGLFLDYSCRAGTCGACRVHIDNGEVEQADAPALSEEERQQGLALACCCVPKTDVTVTGA, encoded by the coding sequence ATGCCAGCTTGTCAGCTTTCTCACATCAATGTTTTTCCTGTTAAATCCGTTGGTGGCGTATCATTGTCTCAGGCATGGGTAGAAAAACAAGGAATGAGTTTTGATCGCCGTTTTATGGTGGCCTATCCCGATGGCGGTATGGTCACGGCGCGCCGCCATCCGCAAATGGTCACGGTGCGTTCGGCATTGCTGCCCCATGGATTGATATTCTCAGCGCCTGAGCTAAGCGCCTCACCGTTGACGCTGCGCTATGATGAGTTGGGTTATGACGCGGTGACGACCAATGTATGGAAAGACACGTTCACTGCGTACTCGACCAATGACGCCGCGAACCAATGGTTTAGCCAAGTGGTTGGTCAACCGGTTCAGCTTTTGTACACCGGGGAACAATCGCAACGGTTTCGTGAGAAGGTCGGACACAATGTCAGCTTTGCGGATGGTTATCCACTCTTAATGATTAGTCAAGGGTCGCTCGATGAGCTTAATCGACGCAGTTTAGAAACGCATAGTATGAGTCAATTTCGTCCTAATCTTGTGGTAGCGAGCTCGACGCCATTTATTGAAGACAGTTGGAAACGCATTCGGATTGGCGAGGTGGAATTTCTCTCGGTGAAGCCGTGTGAGCGCTGTGTTATGACGACCGTCGATACCACCTCAGGACAGTTTCGTGATAGTCAGGAACCCTTAAAAACCTTATTGCGCTTTCGTCAGAATCAAAATGGCGGAGCCGATTTTGGGCAGAACTTAGTGGCGTTAAACGAGGGCATGATCAGTATCGAAGATGACATTGAGGTGCTTGAATACCACGAACCCGTTCAGTATCACGATGATCGACATAAGATGGAATGCGTGGCTCGCGAAGTCATCGCGCGCGATTTTGTGACGTTTTGGCTGCGAACCAAATCAGGTGAGCGTATCCATTATCGTCCCGGTCAGTCTCTTCCGATTGAATTGCACATTGATGGTAAGCTGGTTACGCGCCATTATTCGTTGTCATCGAGCCCAACGCGTCCCGACAGCTTGGCGATTTCGGTCAAACGAGTGGCTGGTGGACGAGTCTCGAATTGGTTGATGGAGCATTTGCAGGTCGGCGACAGCCTCGTGGTGCGAGAGCCGGAAGGCCGGTTCTATCTCGGCGATGAGGCGGCGAGTTCGGCGCCGTTGTTACTGCTCTCTGCGGGCAGTGGTATTACCCCCATGTTATCCATGTTGCGTTACCTCGCCGATCGGCATCAATTAAATGATGTGGTATTTTTTCATCAATGCCGCAGTAAAGCCGACATTCCATGCATGCAAGAACTCGAACAACTGAATCATCAACATCCAGGGTTAGCGGTGCGGCTGTGCTTAACGCAACCGGATGGCGACTGGCATGGTTTGAAAGGTCGCTTATCGTTATCGCATATCAAACCGATTGACAAGCTTGAACAACGGCAAGTGTATGTGTGTGGTCCTGAGGGTTTTATGAACAAAGCCAAACAGTTGCTTACCAAGAAAGGCTTGCCTGAGAGCGCTTATCATCAAGAGTCGTTTGGTGTGGTGACCAAAGTAGCGGAGCCCTTTAAGGCCTTGCAATTAACCATCAATCAACAAGCTGTGAGTGGCAATAATCAACAAACCTTGTTAGATCAAGCGGAAGCGGCTGGGTTGTTCTTGGATTACAGTTGCCGAGCGGGAACTTGTGGGGCATGCCGAGTTCATATCGACAACGGTGAGGTTGAGCAGGCAGACGCGCCAGCGCTCAGTGAGGAAGAGCGTCAACAAGGGCTTGCACTGGCGTGTTGTTGTGTCCCGAAAACCGATGTCACAGTGACCGGAGCGTAG
- a CDS encoding DUF406 family protein, translating into MSTENYVEEEVCEACGCAGEVGYIINEGDEIASVSVFANDKVTLQEEFEKYVALAKEVNENVTYQIDPASNNETELHANFTFEVSAEKIIFELRSRSLMR; encoded by the coding sequence ATGAGTACAGAAAACTATGTAGAAGAGGAAGTATGTGAAGCCTGTGGCTGTGCTGGAGAAGTCGGCTATATCATTAATGAAGGCGACGAAATCGCGTCCGTTTCTGTATTTGCAAACGATAAAGTCACTCTGCAAGAAGAGTTCGAAAAATACGTCGCTCTCGCGAAAGAAGTGAATGAAAACGTGACTTATCAGATCGATCCTGCCTCAAATAATGAGACTGAACTCCACGCAAACTTCACATTTGAAGTCAGTGCTGAAAAAATCATTTTTGAGTTAAGATCACGCTCTTTAATGCGCTAA
- the pyrC gene encoding dihydroorotase, producing MTTLTITRPDDWHVHLRDGDVLTDTVRDISRYNGRGLIMPNLVPPVINTELAQAYYHRIMAENPTASFSPLMTLYLTDNTTADDIYAAKHSGLVVACKLYPAGATTNSDSGVTSVKNIYPVLEAMQEAGLLLLIHGEVTHGDVDIFDREKAFLDNVMTPLVDDFPNLKIVMEHITTADAAAFVKQAGENVAATITAHHLLFNRNHMLVGGIRPHFYCLPILKRATHQDALIHAATSGNKKFFLGTDSAPHAQSAKESACGCAGLYTAHAALELYAEAFEKAGKLENLEAFASHNGADFYGLPRNQDTVTLEKKPWTVPTEMKFGANVVIPMRAGETVQWTVTSA from the coding sequence ATGACCACTCTTACGATTACTCGTCCAGACGACTGGCATGTTCATCTTCGTGATGGAGACGTCTTAACCGACACCGTCCGCGATATCAGTCGCTACAATGGCCGAGGCTTAATCATGCCGAACTTGGTTCCCCCCGTCATCAATACCGAGCTGGCCCAAGCGTATTACCATCGCATCATGGCAGAAAACCCAACCGCCTCTTTTTCTCCGTTAATGACACTCTACCTTACCGATAACACCACCGCTGACGATATCTACGCCGCCAAACACTCTGGCTTAGTGGTCGCGTGTAAGTTGTACCCAGCGGGCGCGACGACCAACTCGGATTCGGGTGTCACGTCCGTTAAAAATATTTACCCAGTACTGGAAGCCATGCAAGAGGCTGGACTTTTATTGCTTATTCACGGTGAAGTCACACACGGTGATGTTGATATTTTTGACCGAGAAAAAGCGTTCTTAGATAACGTCATGACACCGCTTGTCGACGACTTCCCCAATTTAAAAATTGTCATGGAACACATTACCACCGCCGATGCCGCCGCTTTCGTCAAGCAAGCGGGGGAAAATGTTGCCGCGACCATTACGGCTCATCATTTGCTCTTTAATCGTAATCATATGTTGGTGGGTGGTATACGCCCTCATTTCTACTGCCTGCCGATTCTTAAACGGGCGACGCATCAAGATGCGCTGATTCATGCCGCCACATCAGGCAATAAAAAATTCTTTCTTGGAACAGATTCCGCCCCTCATGCGCAAAGTGCGAAAGAAAGCGCTTGTGGTTGTGCAGGCCTCTATACGGCTCATGCCGCGTTAGAACTGTATGCAGAAGCATTTGAAAAAGCAGGGAAGCTTGAAAATCTAGAGGCATTTGCCAGTCACAATGGTGCGGATTTTTATGGATTGCCTCGCAACCAAGATACGGTAACCTTAGAGAAAAAACCGTGGACAGTCCCCACTGAAATGAAATTTGGTGCCAATGTTGTGATTCCAATGCGCGCTGGAGAAACCGTGCAATGGACCGTTACGAGCGCTTAA
- a CDS encoding TetR family transcriptional regulator, with translation MPKRSKEDTEVTIQKIMDAVVDQLIRLGYDKMSYTSLSRQTGISRTGISHHFPKKTDFASSLDDRIFNTLVSHLDFSDSVDTFAASWQKALSNAEFIALIRLIFHHMVSSDRGHHFGQATLNRLSETVTNQYGEASVGRFKCLLGESLLAMGV, from the coding sequence ATGCCAAAACGTAGTAAAGAAGATACGGAAGTGACCATTCAAAAGATAATGGATGCGGTAGTCGATCAGTTGATTCGGCTCGGGTACGACAAAATGTCTTATACCTCGCTAAGTCGACAAACTGGCATATCTCGTACTGGCATTAGTCATCATTTTCCAAAGAAAACGGATTTTGCCTCGTCATTAGATGACCGTATTTTTAATACCTTGGTGAGCCATTTAGATTTTTCAGACAGTGTCGACACGTTTGCGGCAAGTTGGCAAAAAGCGCTCAGCAATGCTGAGTTTATCGCGCTCATCCGTTTGATCTTCCACCATATGGTGTCTTCAGACCGAGGACACCACTTTGGTCAAGCCACCTTAAATCGCTTGTCTGAGACGGTGACAAACCAGTATGGAGAGGCATCGGTAGGGCGATTTAAATGCCTGCTAGGAGAATCACTCCTAGCGATGGGCGTGTAA